The following coding sequences are from one Humulus lupulus chromosome X, drHumLupu1.1, whole genome shotgun sequence window:
- the LOC133804045 gene encoding 7-dehydrocholesterol reductase-like — protein MYLVNHPVHLGTQLALYILVAGILCIYINYDCDRQRQEFRITNGKALVWGKAPSKITATYTTTTGETKSSILLTSGWWGLARHFHYVPEILAAFFWTVPALFNHALPYFYVVFLTILLLDRAIRDDDRCRSKYGKYWKSYCEKVRYRVIPGIY, from the exons ATGTACCTGGTCAATCATCCTGTACACCTTGGAACTCAG TTGGCACTCTACATCCTAGTAGCAGGCATTCTTTGCATATACATCAACTACGATTGTGATAGGCAAAGGCAAGAGTTTCGCATAACAAATGGCAAAGCTTTGGTTTGGGGTAAAGCTCCATCAAAG ATAACTGCCACTTACACTACCACAACAGGGGAAACAAAAAGCAGCATTCTTTTAACTTCGGGATG GTGGGGATTAGCTCGACATTTCCACTATGTCCCAGAAATATTAGCTGCATTTTTCTGGACTGTTCCAGCTCTTTTTAACCAC GCTTTACCCTACTTTTATGTGGTGTTTCTTACAATCCTTCTCCTCGACCGGGCGATAAGGGATGATGATCGGTGCCGATCCAA GTATGGAAAATACTGGAAATCATACTGCGAGAAGGTTCGGTACAGGGTCATCCCCGGAATTTACTGA